In the genome of Megalops cyprinoides isolate fMegCyp1 chromosome 18, fMegCyp1.pri, whole genome shotgun sequence, the window tgctttgGTAAGcttgttctcttttcttttatACAAAGCAGGTAAgacccttttttatttgtttaatataaGGACAAAACAAGGTAATATAGCAAGTACATCACAAAACACCATGAGCTCCATCTGAAGGGAATCCATAAGGAAGAACTGATTTATTTCCCCCCttttacctttgtttttttccgcTTTataatttgcatgcatgtttgcagAATTAACCTTTGTATATACTTGTATTTCAAAAATCATAGCTGAATGTGAGCTGCTTGCCACATAATAACCAGGGTGATTGGACAACCCATTGATGATTATACAAATGAAACCAACACTGCCATTGATTCTATCTTAAGGTAATACAAAGATCTCAAAAGGTATCTTCTACATCATAAATCTCTCCAGAAATTTCAACCACTGCAAACTTCCTGGTAAAGTTCAAAAGCTCACAAGGTGTCATATGAAGATATTTTCCAAAGTATCCAAGTCAAAATATTTGTTCCAGGTCCTGTAAAAAGTTTCTccaaatttttttcttttataaaaatAGATGCTTTTTTAAACCCACATCAAAGAGGTTCTTAGCTCTTTGGCAAGGTACTGCTTTaagaaaagttatttttttccccagtaattGTACAATAAGCAACATTATGCAGCCAACCAAGAACCCAACTCATAATACAACAAACACGAAAAATAGTTAtacaaaaataaccaaaatgtaaacaagtttcaatacaaaataaatactgtggTAATCACTTAAGCAAATGCACCCAAGGCAAATCAAGACACTGAGATAAATACAAAGTAAATCACCACACAAAGCCGTACAAGACTTACTCTTTTCAAAGCAGATAAGCAACCAAACGACAACATAAGAAAACCTTatctgtaacattttaaaaggtcCTCCTCTAAAGATGGCGTTAGAATGCAACATTGCaggttaaaagaaaacaaacaaaccaaaaacccTGCAGTATTTTCCtctatttaaacataaaatatattaagaaGTTTTTTCAAAGACTagcaataagaaaaaaaaagtcacattgtTGGACGCTAAATATTAATTCTTGTTTCCCTTCATAACACTGATTTACAAAGACTGCTTTACTAATGTATAAAGTTTACGTGTTTTTTTAGTAGAATTCTGTATAAACAATCTGAAGAGACATTAGGCTTTGTGCGTTTTGTTGGTTTTGAATGAGACTTGCAAAACTCTGTCCCCAAGGCGATATCCATTCAGGCTAGCGATAGCCACGGCTGCCTCGTCATAGTTTGTCATGGTGACAAATCCGAACCCTTTGCACTTGTTTGTGTTGAAGTCGCGGATGACCTTGACGTTGGTGACGGCGCCGAACGGGCCGAACATCTGCCACAGGATGCTCTCGTCGGCGTCCGGGGCCAGGTTGTACACGAAGATGCACCAGCCGGTCCCCGCGTGCCCGGGGATGTTGATGCCGGCCAAACTGGTGACGCCGTCAATGGCCATAGGAGAAAACCTGCTAAAATACACAACAGCCTGGGTTTAGGGAAATTCCTGACAAtccatgcacacaaatacacgttagatacacacacatttacatacaccATTTTACTCACAATTGCGCAATGTGAAATATAACTTCTAAGGTAACCTGATTTGGGAGAaaatatggatatggatatCATGGAAAAACTGATGGTTGGTAGGAAATGGgttaatttgtatattttttaacaacaacaaagcaaGAGGGACTAATTTCTCCACTCTAGTGCAGCCAGCTTACACACAGAATGCAACACAATATATGGATGTTAAGGAAAAACATGTAGTTCATTTTCAGATCTCAGCTACACTGTCCAGCAGTTAGTAACTACAAAGTCCAAATCAGTAAGCTAAGGATGTAAATGGCATTCTCTTGCATTATTTTTCTGCAAGCCCAAACTAGATAAAAATACTCCTTTAAATATTAGCAATAAGCCATTCGATTCTAATTCTGTGCAGTTGGTCCCCTTAATTTCTGCTTCGTGCAACACTTCATTGCACAGCTGAAAGTAATAACAATGAGCCTCAGGGGGGAGATCACACACTGTCATCACATTTTGCATGCAAGGACTGTACACGCAGGTGTAGTGTTGCTCAGGTTTATTTTCCATTTGGCTTTCTTATTTAACACATACATTGACAGAGATAAGCTGGAATAGCAGAACAAATTGACAAAGGTCAAGATTTCTGAATAATTCATCTGCATTCACATTATATATGGATAAACGGTAATAACCGAGCACTACACAGAAACCTGCATGCGGAAAGGTGCACAAATAAGAATATTTTTGCTCCACTATAAATTTTTCTGCAAATATTATTTGCAAGTGTCAAATGATATTACTATTTTGCATTTACCTACATAAATATGTGCCACTGGTGCCATTTAATGGTGGCATTTACTGTACTGGCtaacacagcagagaaatggGTTCTAAATATTGTGGCTAGATATTTTTACTTCAATAGCAAACATTAACACTCAAGACAAAAACAGACCACAAACACTGTAACAATATTTAAAGCAGATACGATaccaatatgtatttttaatcataATTAAGGACAGTGTGATGGGATGTCATTTTGTGCTGTTGATCACCAACtcaagaaataattaaaatatgagTTCCAGTCAAGAGACTATTTATGGAACGGTCATCGGCgcaatgcagaaataaaatatcacaaaagCATCACTGTGTACATGGAAACAAATTTACAACCAAATATAGCATGTTGTCAAAACACAGATGCTGCCTAAGCTATTTTATTACTGTGACTGTACAGACATCACTGTATGTGGTCACATATAGTACTTGCTATAGTATGCAGTATTTaaaattacagtgcatttgCTTAGTTACATTAATGAAATGGACATTATTGCAATTCTACATGTCGTAAGTGTTGCCACTGCAAATTTCCTGGATATGCctgatattatttttcataaagtcATGTATGCTGAAAGTATACATCATTCATCATGTATTAGCTTCACCAGCACTACATTTCTTTGGAAATACACCTCATCTAGGGAGAAAATCTCTGTGCCTCCATGGCTTGGACTGTAGGTAACAATTTGACCTACAACTTGACCTACTGGGTGCCTATGTTCCACGAGTGTGCACAGTTAGTAACGTATATGTTGCGTGTGCACTACAGCATGCGCCCGGTCATGGCACTTTCCTTAAGCAGCATGGATCAAGGTCTTTGACAATGGAGGCACTCCAGTGTACAGTGCTCCCTCAGATGAACCCCCCATCCCACCTCTACCCCCTAAATTCCATGAAATGGATTTGGAATTCATGCCGAAACTGcttcacacagacaaaaaatgcactgcTGAGTCTCACAAATCCTCACATTtgcaatataaatgaataattaccTCTTTACTCCATAAGCCATGTTTAGGAGATTATCCAACctaaaaatgacatgaaaatggaTTCAATTCAGTAGCTGCTGAAGACACATTAACGTCACACATTTAGATGCAATCTGAAAAGCCTAATGTTGCACTCAAAATTAAGTTTAAAAACTACTGGACTTTCAGAAGGAATTCCTCACATTTCTCACTTAACCGGCTTTAAGATTACAcgattttattacatttcaccAGCAGCAAATATTAAAAGCtgccaagaaaataaaaccctttcaattaatgtaatgaaatgcatgGAATTTGCTTTGATCAAATTCTGCAAAAATAGCCATGAGAAATTTAAACCTAGTTTAATAATTCAATACTTTGTATATTGGACCCAGTTCATAATACACAAGGGACACAAACACTTCTTAGCAGTTTTTAAAAGCCAAAATCACATTGATCTAAGTTTTGTATACCACAATGCATTGTAATATATGCACCCCACCCCTTTCTCCCAAGTTCCATAAGTTTCATGATTATGATTTTCTAGGAAAGAATTCTGGTACAAGCCTGAGGAGGCCCAAGGCACAGCTAAAAGGCTATGCACATCAAGGGATGCTTCAACAGCATGTGAGCGACCTGATCTACCAATCACTGGCCAAACGCTCTGCTCCCCGAACCCATGACTAGCTGTTATCCTTAAACTTTCaagaatcatttcattttctgcaggaAAATAAACGTGAGAAACCCAAAACACCCCAACCCAAAACACTGCAAGTTGACAGTCTTAACAAAACATAATTAGAAAGAAATTATTCCACCAGTACCATAggtgttatttttcacactagGCCCTGACTCAGATTTAAAATTCCATTAATTCTATTCTACCGTTTTGTGCTACAGGAGGAACACAACAAAAGTTCCGTGAACCACACTTAGTCTTGTCTCTTCCTTAGCGTACGGAGGAAGGCTTATAACATAATGGACAGAAACCAATAGTGcgtgtattgttttttttttttttttccctcaaaccaAGACCAAGTATTTTTGGTGTGCCCCTTTTACCTGAAACGCTGTGCCTGCTGTGCGAGGGGTCCTGGGTACCTTCGATTGGGAGACTGGTATAGCTGTGACAGCAGGGCCTGGCTCGTCTTCTGACTGGGGTTGTTGGCAAACTTCACTGTGATAGGCTCTGTTGCTCCTGGAGGCTTCTGGCCATTAAGACCCTTGATGGCTTCTTCTGCTTCAATTCTTCGGTCAAATCGGATGAACCCGACTCCCCTAGAGACGCCTGGGAGAGAAATTTTCTATTAATCTCGGCCCTTCGCAAAGCTTATCTTGTTAACGCACAATGGCAGTATTCATGAATTCCTGTCCAACAGCCGGTCACATCACTTTCGCTCACACAATCGCATGTGTTGTATACAGTTGGGGCTCAATAAAAAGCTAACGCTTGCTCAGGGAAGACTACATGCACATTCACTATGCCCTACAGGGCATCTTTTCAAAGAA includes:
- the LOC118793080 gene encoding ELAV-like protein 2 isoform X1, whose amino-acid sequence is MAVRLCDVASLLRSGSWAAEPWTGQVIAAMETQLSNGPTCNNTTNGPATISNNCSSPVESGSIEDSKTNLIVNYLPQNMTQEELKSLFGSIGEIESCKLVRDKITGQSLGYGFVNYVDPKDAEKAINTLNGLRLQTKTIKVSYARPSSASIRDANLYVSGLPKTMTQKELEQLFSQYGRIITSRILVDQVTGVSRGVGFIRFDRRIEAEEAIKGLNGQKPPGATEPITVKFANNPSQKTSQALLSQLYQSPNRRYPGPLAQQAQRFRLDNLLNMAYGVKSRFSPMAIDGVTSLAGINIPGHAGTGWCIFVYNLAPDADESILWQMFGPFGAVTNVKVIRDFNTNKCKGFGFVTMTNYDEAAVAIASLNGYRLGDRVLQVSFKTNKTHKA
- the LOC118793080 gene encoding ELAV-like protein 2 isoform X2, whose product is MAVRLCDVASLLRSGSWAAEPWTGQVIAAMETQLSNGPTCNNTTNGPATISNNCSSPVESGSIEDSKTNLIVNYLPQNMTQEELKSLFGSIGEIESCKLVRDKITGQSLGYGFVNYVDPKDAEKAINTLNGLRLQTKTIKVSYARPSSASIRDANLYVSGLPKTMTQKELEQLFSQYGRIITSRILVDQVTGVSRGVGFIRFDRRIEAEEAIKGLNGQKPPGATEPITVKFANNPSQKTSQALLSQLYQSPNRRYPGPLAQQAQRFRLDNLLNMAYGVKRFSPMAIDGVTSLAGINIPGHAGTGWCIFVYNLAPDADESILWQMFGPFGAVTNVKVIRDFNTNKCKGFGFVTMTNYDEAAVAIASLNGYRLGDRVLQVSFKTNKTHKA
- the LOC118793080 gene encoding ELAV-like protein 2 isoform X3, with protein sequence MAVRLCDVASLLRSGSWAAEPWTGVIAAMETQLSNGPTCNNTTNGPATISNNCSSPVESGSIEDSKTNLIVNYLPQNMTQEELKSLFGSIGEIESCKLVRDKITGQSLGYGFVNYVDPKDAEKAINTLNGLRLQTKTIKVSYARPSSASIRDANLYVSGLPKTMTQKELEQLFSQYGRIITSRILVDQVTGVSRGVGFIRFDRRIEAEEAIKGLNGQKPPGATEPITVKFANNPSQKTSQALLSQLYQSPNRRYPGPLAQQAQRFRLDNLLNMAYGVKSRFSPMAIDGVTSLAGINIPGHAGTGWCIFVYNLAPDADESILWQMFGPFGAVTNVKVIRDFNTNKCKGFGFVTMTNYDEAAVAIASLNGYRLGDRVLQVSFKTNKTHKA
- the LOC118793080 gene encoding ELAV-like protein 2 isoform X4 produces the protein MAVRLCDVASLLRSGSWAAEPWTGVIAAMETQLSNGPTCNNTTNGPATISNNCSSPVESGSIEDSKTNLIVNYLPQNMTQEELKSLFGSIGEIESCKLVRDKITGQSLGYGFVNYVDPKDAEKAINTLNGLRLQTKTIKVSYARPSSASIRDANLYVSGLPKTMTQKELEQLFSQYGRIITSRILVDQVTGVSRGVGFIRFDRRIEAEEAIKGLNGQKPPGATEPITVKFANNPSQKTSQALLSQLYQSPNRRYPGPLAQQAQRFRLDNLLNMAYGVKRFSPMAIDGVTSLAGINIPGHAGTGWCIFVYNLAPDADESILWQMFGPFGAVTNVKVIRDFNTNKCKGFGFVTMTNYDEAAVAIASLNGYRLGDRVLQVSFKTNKTHKA
- the LOC118793080 gene encoding ELAV-like protein 2 isoform X5, which encodes METQLSNGPTCNNTTNGPATISNNCSSPVESGSIEDSKTNLIVNYLPQNMTQEELKSLFGSIGEIESCKLVRDKITGQSLGYGFVNYVDPKDAEKAINTLNGLRLQTKTIKVSYARPSSASIRDANLYVSGLPKTMTQKELEQLFSQYGRIITSRILVDQVTGVSRGVGFIRFDRRIEAEEAIKGLNGQKPPGATEPITVKFANNPSQKTSQALLSQLYQSPNRRYPGPLAQQAQRFRLDNLLNMAYGVKSRFSPMAIDGVTSLAGINIPGHAGTGWCIFVYNLAPDADESILWQMFGPFGAVTNVKVIRDFNTNKCKGFGFVTMTNYDEAAVAIASLNGYRLGDRVLQVSFKTNKTHKA